One window of Burkholderiales bacterium genomic DNA carries:
- the mrdA gene encoding penicillin-binding protein 2, with translation MSELNITVGTEMRDAERELHHFRVRLGIASTFVLVMFALLFARFFYLQVVMHEHYHTLAEANRISILPIVPNRGIIVDRNGVVLATNYSAYTLEITPSKVESLEATIDELATLVEIGPRDRRRFKKLLEESKRFESLPIRTRLSDEEIARFAANRYRFPGVDVRARLFRSYPQGELFSHVIGHIGRVNQKDLDKLEAEGRSSNYRGTDYIGKTGLEYSYEDQLHGTTGVEQVEVDSGGRAVRSLSRSSPISGSNLVLKLDAKLQEVVYNAFGDRRGALVAIEPSTGGVLAFVSKPGFDPNLFVDGIDQENWNELNNSPDKPMVNRALAGTYPPGSTFKPFMALAALTYGKRTPGQAISDPGFYTFGGHTFRDDKVGGHGMVDMYKSIVASCDTYYYILANDLTIDGISRFMGTLGFGSRTGIDLAGEAEGVLPSQEWKRKRFKRPEQKKWYAGETISIGIGQGYNSYTPLQLAAATATLANDGVMFRPHLVNYVEEVHTRQRTPIEPRPLRSLDWKQEHIATIKRAMVGVNKEGTSARAFAGAQYTSGGKTGTAQVIGLKGEKYVESRVAERHRDHALFIAYAPAENPKIAVAVIVENSGFGARAAAPIARQVFDYWLLGKDAKKPVKDDDDAPQY, from the coding sequence ATGTCTGAGCTGAACATCACCGTCGGCACCGAGATGCGCGACGCGGAGCGCGAGCTCCACCATTTCCGCGTGCGCCTGGGGATCGCCTCGACGTTCGTGCTGGTGATGTTCGCGCTGCTCTTCGCGCGCTTCTTCTACCTCCAGGTCGTCATGCACGAGCACTATCACACCCTGGCGGAGGCGAATCGCATCTCGATCCTGCCGATCGTGCCCAATCGCGGCATCATCGTCGACCGCAACGGCGTCGTGCTCGCGACCAACTACTCCGCGTACACGCTGGAGATCACGCCCTCCAAGGTCGAGAGCCTCGAAGCGACGATCGACGAGCTCGCCACGCTGGTCGAGATCGGCCCGCGCGACCGCCGGCGCTTCAAGAAGCTGCTCGAGGAGAGCAAGCGCTTCGAGAGCCTGCCGATCCGCACGCGGCTCTCCGACGAGGAGATCGCGCGCTTCGCCGCCAACCGCTATCGCTTTCCCGGCGTGGACGTGCGCGCGCGCCTCTTCCGCTCTTATCCGCAGGGCGAGCTCTTCTCGCACGTGATCGGCCACATCGGCCGGGTCAACCAGAAGGACCTCGACAAGCTCGAAGCCGAAGGCCGCAGCTCGAACTATCGCGGCACCGACTACATCGGCAAGACCGGCCTGGAGTACAGCTACGAAGACCAGCTCCACGGCACCACCGGCGTCGAGCAGGTCGAGGTCGACTCGGGCGGGCGCGCGGTGCGCTCGCTGTCTCGCAGCTCTCCGATCTCGGGCAGCAACCTCGTCCTCAAGCTGGACGCGAAGCTGCAGGAAGTGGTTTACAACGCGTTCGGCGACCGCCGCGGCGCGCTCGTCGCGATCGAGCCGTCCACCGGCGGCGTGCTCGCCTTCGTCAGCAAGCCCGGCTTCGATCCCAACCTCTTCGTCGACGGCATCGACCAGGAGAACTGGAACGAGCTGAACAACTCGCCCGACAAGCCGATGGTGAACCGGGCGCTCGCGGGCACCTACCCGCCCGGATCGACGTTCAAGCCTTTCATGGCGCTGGCGGCGCTCACCTACGGCAAGCGCACGCCGGGCCAGGCGATCTCGGACCCCGGCTTCTACACTTTCGGCGGCCACACCTTCCGCGACGACAAGGTCGGCGGCCACGGCATGGTCGACATGTACAAGTCGATCGTCGCGTCGTGCGACACCTATTACTACATCCTCGCCAACGACCTGACGATCGACGGCATCTCGCGCTTCATGGGCACGCTCGGCTTCGGCAGCCGCACCGGCATCGACCTCGCCGGCGAGGCCGAAGGGGTGCTGCCGTCTCAGGAATGGAAGCGCAAGCGCTTCAAGCGGCCCGAGCAGAAGAAGTGGTACGCGGGCGAGACGATCAGCATCGGCATCGGCCAGGGCTACAACTCGTACACCCCGCTCCAGCTCGCCGCGGCCACGGCGACGCTCGCCAACGACGGCGTGATGTTCAGGCCGCACCTGGTCAACTACGTCGAGGAAGTGCATACCCGGCAGCGCACGCCGATCGAGCCCAGGCCGCTGCGCAGCCTCGACTGGAAACAGGAGCACATCGCGACGATCAAGCGCGCCATGGTGGGCGTCAACAAGGAAGGGACGTCCGCGCGCGCTTTCGCCGGCGCGCAGTACACGAGCGGCGGCAAGACCGGCACCGCGCAGGTGATCGGCCTCAAGGGCGAGAAGTACGTCGAGAGCCGTGTCGCCGAGCGTCATCGCGACCACGCGCTCTTCATCGCCTACGCGCCGGCCGAGAATCCCAAGATCGCGGTCGCGGTGATCGTCGAGAACTCCGGCTTCGGCGCGCGCGCCGCGGCGCCGATCGCGCGGCAGGTCTTCGATTACTGGCTGCTCGGCAAGGACGCGAAGAAGCCGGTCAAGGACGACGACGATGCACCCCAATATTAG
- the hslU gene encoding ATP-dependent protease ATPase subunit HslU, translated as MTPQEIVHELDKHIIGQADAKRAVAVALRNRWRRQQIADPLRQEITPKNILMIGPTGVGKTEIARRLARLADAPFVKVEATKFTEVGYVGRDVDTIVRDLVETAIKDAREAATKKVRHQAEDAAEDRILDALLPPARDFSGTTIPSETDTSTRQKFRKKLREGELDDKEIEIEVSAVSPQMEIFAPPGMEDLTSQIQGMFANLGQGRKRARKLKIKEAMKLLTEEEAAKLVNDEDLKVNALKNVEQNGIVFLDEIDKIAARQETHGADVSRQGVQRDLLPLVEGTTVSTKHGMIKTDHILFIASGAFHLSKPSDLIPELQGRFPIRVELSSLSVADFEQILTNTDACLVRQYEALLATENVKLDFRPDAIRRLAEIAFSVNEKTENIGARRLYTVMERLLEEVSFDAPKRSGETIVVDAAYVDARLKDLSQSEDLARYVL; from the coding sequence ATGACTCCGCAAGAAATCGTCCACGAGCTCGACAAGCACATCATCGGCCAGGCCGACGCCAAGCGCGCGGTCGCGGTTGCGCTGCGCAACCGCTGGCGCCGGCAGCAGATCGCCGATCCGCTGCGGCAGGAGATCACGCCGAAGAACATCCTGATGATCGGGCCGACCGGTGTCGGCAAGACCGAGATCGCGCGCAGGCTCGCGCGGCTCGCCGACGCGCCTTTCGTGAAAGTGGAAGCGACCAAGTTCACCGAAGTCGGCTACGTCGGCCGCGACGTCGACACGATCGTCCGCGACCTCGTGGAGACCGCGATCAAGGACGCGCGCGAGGCCGCCACGAAGAAAGTGCGGCACCAGGCCGAGGACGCGGCGGAGGATCGCATCCTCGACGCGCTGCTGCCGCCGGCGCGCGACTTCTCCGGGACGACGATCCCGAGCGAGACCGATACGTCGACGCGCCAGAAATTCAGGAAAAAGCTGCGCGAAGGCGAGCTCGACGACAAGGAGATCGAGATCGAAGTGTCGGCGGTGTCGCCGCAGATGGAGATCTTCGCGCCGCCTGGAATGGAAGACCTCACCTCGCAGATCCAGGGTATGTTCGCGAACCTCGGCCAGGGCCGGAAGCGCGCGCGCAAGCTCAAGATCAAGGAGGCGATGAAGCTCCTGACCGAGGAGGAAGCCGCCAAGCTGGTCAACGACGAAGATCTCAAGGTCAACGCGCTGAAGAACGTCGAGCAGAACGGCATCGTGTTCCTGGACGAGATCGACAAGATCGCCGCGCGCCAGGAGACGCACGGGGCCGATGTCTCACGGCAGGGCGTGCAACGCGATCTGCTGCCGCTGGTGGAAGGCACGACCGTGTCGACCAAGCACGGGATGATCAAGACCGATCACATCCTGTTCATCGCGAGCGGGGCGTTCCACCTGTCGAAGCCGTCGGACCTCATCCCCGAGCTCCAGGGACGCTTTCCGATCCGCGTGGAGCTGTCGAGCCTGTCGGTGGCCGACTTCGAGCAGATCCTCACCAACACCGACGCGTGTCTCGTCCGCCAGTACGAAGCGCTGCTCGCGACCGAGAACGTGAAGCTGGACTTCAGGCCCGATGCGATCCGGCGCCTGGCGGAGATCGCGTTCTCGGTGAACGAGAAAACCGAGAACATCGGCGCGCGACGGCTCTACACGGTGATGGAGCGGCTGCTGGAGGAAGTGTCCTTCGACGCGCCCAAGCGCTCGGGCGAGACGATCGTGGTCGACGCGGCTTACGTCGACGCGCGATTGAAAGATCTGTCGCAGAGCGAGGATCTCGCTCGCTATGTCCTCTAA
- a CDS encoding metal ABC transporter permease, whose amino-acid sequence MSPHTLDWTILWPACVAGLLITATHVPLGAQVLNRGIVFIDLAIAQIAGFGVVFADWLGLEPQGWAVQACALAAALAGAALLTWTDKRWPDVQEATIGVTFVLAASAALLLLSANPHGGEHLKELLVGQILWVSPARLPIVAAVYAALLAWMFLRRGSHGRVGFYLMFAIAVTISVQLVGLYLVFTTLIVPALATRRLVRYRLAAGFAVSAAGYFLGLVVSAYTDLPTGPAIVCTMVAVAIPVFALSPRRA is encoded by the coding sequence ATGAGCCCGCACACGCTCGACTGGACGATCCTCTGGCCCGCGTGCGTCGCGGGGCTGCTCATCACCGCGACGCACGTGCCGCTCGGGGCGCAGGTATTGAACCGCGGCATCGTCTTCATCGATCTCGCGATCGCGCAGATCGCGGGTTTCGGCGTGGTGTTCGCGGACTGGCTCGGCCTGGAGCCGCAGGGCTGGGCGGTACAGGCGTGCGCGCTCGCGGCGGCGCTCGCCGGCGCGGCGCTCCTCACGTGGACCGACAAGCGCTGGCCCGACGTGCAGGAAGCGACGATCGGCGTCACGTTCGTGCTCGCGGCGTCGGCTGCGCTGCTCCTGCTCTCCGCCAACCCGCACGGCGGCGAGCATCTGAAAGAGTTGCTCGTGGGGCAGATCCTGTGGGTGAGCCCGGCGCGCCTGCCGATCGTCGCGGCGGTGTATGCGGCGCTGCTCGCGTGGATGTTCCTGCGGCGCGGCTCGCACGGGCGCGTCGGGTTCTATCTCATGTTCGCGATCGCGGTGACGATCTCGGTTCAGCTCGTCGGGCTCTATCTCGTGTTCACGACGCTGATCGTGCCGGCGCTCGCGACGCGCAGGCTCGTCCGGTACCGGCTCGCGGCCGGTTTCGCCGTCAGCGCGGCGGGGTATTTCCTCGGGCTGGTGGTGTCCGCCTATACAGACCTCCCGACAGGGCCGGCGATCGTCTGCACGATGGTGGCGGTCGCGATCCCGGTTTTTGCCCTGAGCCCGCGTAGGGCTTAA
- the hslV gene encoding ATP-dependent protease subunit HslV translates to MSDTTFHGTTILSVRRGNKVALGGDGQVTLGNVVVKASARKVRRLYQDRLLAGFAGGTADAFTLFERFEAKLEKHQGNLTRSAVELAKDWRTDRILRRLEAMLAVADRETSLIITGNGDVLEPELGLIAIGSGGSYAQAAARALLDNTDLAPADIVKRALTIAGDLCIYTNQQHTIETLE, encoded by the coding sequence ATGAGCGACACCACGTTTCACGGCACCACCATACTTTCCGTCCGCCGCGGCAATAAGGTCGCGCTCGGCGGCGACGGCCAGGTCACCCTCGGCAACGTCGTCGTCAAGGCGAGCGCGCGCAAGGTGCGGCGGCTGTATCAGGACCGCCTCCTCGCCGGCTTCGCCGGCGGCACCGCCGACGCGTTCACGCTGTTCGAGCGCTTCGAAGCGAAGCTCGAAAAGCATCAGGGCAACCTCACGCGCTCCGCGGTCGAGCTTGCCAAGGACTGGCGCACCGATCGTATCCTGCGCCGCCTCGAAGCGATGCTGGCGGTCGCGGACCGTGAGACGTCGCTCATCATCACCGGCAACGGCGACGTCCTCGAGCCCGAGCTCGGCCTGATCGCGATCGGCAGCGGCGGCTCGTACGCGCAGGCCGCGGCGCGCGCGCTGCTCGACAACACCGATCTGGCGCCCGCCGACATCGTCAAGCGCGCGCTCACGATCGCCGGCGACCTGTGCATCTATACGAACCAGCAGCACACCATCGAAACACTCGAATGA
- the rodA gene encoding rod shape-determining protein RodA: MHPNIRRVVRFFTAHLDQPLLGAVLLLMIAGLVVLYSASNGSFARTSGQFTNMLVALGVMWVFAQIPPHYLMRLSVPVYAVGLLLLVGVALFGEIVNGARRWLHIGVTRIQPSEIMKIAVPLMLAWYFDRYEATLRLKNYAIGVLLLLVPVGLIARQPDLGTAILIFASGSFVIFLAGLSWRIIAALFVAGCASLPLVWSVLHDYQRQRVLTLLDPSQDPLGAGYHTIQSTIALGSGGIAGKGWLSGSQTHLDFIPERTTDFIFAVYSEEFGLIGNGILLVLFLLVIARAAAITANAPSLFTRLFAGAIMLTFFTYAFVNMGMVSGILPVVGVPLPLISYGGTSLVTICLGFGILMSIQTHKKLVQT, translated from the coding sequence ATGCACCCCAATATTAGGCGCGTCGTCCGCTTCTTCACCGCCCACCTCGACCAGCCGCTGCTGGGCGCGGTCCTGCTCCTCATGATCGCGGGGCTCGTCGTGCTCTACAGCGCATCGAACGGCAGCTTCGCGCGCACCAGCGGGCAGTTCACCAACATGCTCGTCGCGCTCGGCGTGATGTGGGTGTTCGCGCAGATCCCGCCGCATTACCTCATGCGGCTGTCGGTGCCGGTGTACGCGGTCGGCCTGCTGCTGCTGGTCGGCGTCGCGCTCTTCGGCGAGATCGTGAACGGCGCGCGGCGCTGGCTGCACATCGGGGTCACGCGCATCCAGCCCTCCGAGATCATGAAGATCGCGGTGCCGCTCATGCTCGCGTGGTACTTCGACCGCTACGAGGCGACGCTGCGCCTGAAGAACTACGCGATCGGCGTGCTGCTGCTGCTCGTGCCCGTGGGGCTGATCGCGCGTCAGCCCGACCTCGGCACCGCCATCCTGATCTTCGCGAGCGGCAGCTTCGTCATCTTCCTCGCGGGGTTGTCGTGGCGGATCATCGCGGCGCTCTTCGTCGCCGGCTGCGCGAGCCTGCCGCTGGTGTGGTCGGTGCTGCACGATTACCAGCGTCAGCGAGTACTCACTCTCCTCGATCCGTCACAGGATCCGCTGGGCGCCGGCTATCACACGATCCAGTCGACGATCGCGCTCGGCTCGGGCGGCATCGCGGGTAAAGGCTGGCTGTCGGGGTCGCAGACCCACCTCGACTTCATTCCCGAGCGCACGACCGATTTCATCTTCGCGGTGTACTCCGAGGAGTTCGGCCTGATCGGCAACGGCATCCTGCTCGTGCTTTTCCTGCTCGTCATCGCACGCGCCGCCGCGATCACGGCCAACGCCCCGTCGCTCTTCACGCGTCTCTTCGCCGGCGCCATCATGCTCACCTTCTTCACCTACGCCTTCGTGAACATGGGCATGGTGAGCGGCATCCTGCCGGTCGTCGGCGTGCCGCTGCCGCTCATTAGCTACGGCGGAACGTCGCTCGTGACAATCTGTCTCGGCTTCGGCATCCTGATGAGCATACAGACGCACAAGAAGCTGGTACAGACGTGA
- a CDS encoding septal ring lytic transglycosylase RlpA family protein, with product MRTKNARNFELTVGARCRIAVAAAVASALLSACGSTPVQREPGAERAHPTRPPARISKAPSGPRTTRGGGYYLDDGPGDNPPADLDSIPDAVPQLEPLSRGTMKPYVVLGQTFTPMTELQPYKARGVATWYGRRYHGQKTSNGETYDMYQMTAAHPILPIPSYARVTNVANGKSVVVRINDRGPFLENRLIDLSYTAAYRIGVLAGGSAVVEVESILPDASGPSATMIAAAPAARPRYAAARVAPTPQALAPVATASTPPVPIAAPVATASELAERSDPIVAIAAAARDPLPPPKPLAEVPVESAPAIVATAPARIEPPIAAPRPAPVAEAPGVYLQLGAFGSKENAESFLATAKARAEWVSQMAHVYPRDGMYRVHVGPYASQSEARLAAERIAFALGTRPVVVTR from the coding sequence GTGAGAACGAAGAATGCCCGTAATTTCGAGCTGACGGTCGGCGCGCGCTGCAGAATCGCAGTCGCCGCCGCCGTCGCTTCCGCCCTGCTGAGCGCCTGCGGCTCCACGCCTGTGCAACGCGAGCCCGGCGCCGAGCGCGCACACCCGACTCGTCCGCCCGCCCGGATCTCCAAAGCGCCGTCCGGCCCGCGCACCACGCGCGGCGGCGGCTACTACCTCGACGACGGCCCCGGCGACAACCCGCCGGCCGACCTCGACAGCATTCCCGACGCCGTTCCCCAATTGGAGCCGTTGAGCCGGGGCACGATGAAGCCGTACGTCGTCCTCGGCCAGACGTTCACGCCGATGACCGAGCTCCAGCCTTATAAAGCGCGCGGGGTGGCGACGTGGTACGGCCGCCGCTATCACGGCCAGAAGACGTCGAACGGCGAGACGTACGACATGTACCAGATGACCGCCGCGCACCCGATCCTGCCGATCCCGAGCTACGCGCGCGTCACCAACGTCGCGAACGGCAAGTCGGTGGTGGTGCGCATCAACGACCGCGGACCTTTCCTCGAGAACCGGCTGATCGATCTTTCTTACACGGCGGCTTACCGCATCGGCGTGCTCGCCGGCGGCAGCGCGGTCGTCGAGGTCGAATCGATACTGCCCGACGCGAGCGGGCCGAGCGCGACGATGATCGCGGCGGCGCCCGCAGCGCGGCCGCGCTACGCCGCGGCGCGCGTGGCGCCGACGCCACAGGCGCTCGCACCTGTCGCCACTGCATCGACACCGCCCGTGCCGATCGCGGCCCCCGTGGCGACGGCTTCCGAGCTCGCCGAGCGCTCCGACCCGATCGTCGCGATCGCCGCGGCGGCGCGCGACCCGCTGCCGCCGCCGAAGCCGCTCGCGGAGGTGCCGGTGGAAAGCGCGCCGGCCATCGTAGCGACCGCTCCAGCCCGCATCGAACCGCCGATCGCCGCGCCCAGGCCCGCGCCGGTCGCGGAAGCGCCGGGCGTCTATCTACAGTTGGGCGCGTTCGGCTCGAAGGAAAACGCCGAGAGCTTCCTCGCGACCGCCAAGGCACGCGCCGAGTGGGTCTCGCAGATGGCCCACGTCTATCCCCGCGACGGCATGTACCGCGTGCACGTCGGTCCCTACGCGTCGCAATCCGAAGCGCGGCTCGCGGCGGAGCGCATCGCGTTCGCGCTCGGAACCCGGCCGGTGGTGGTGACCCGCTAG